The Daphnia carinata strain CSIRO-1 chromosome 1, CSIRO_AGI_Dcar_HiC_V3, whole genome shotgun sequence sequence ACCCTGAATAGCGTTCAAACTGGGCAAAGGGTAATTTTAAGCGCAACACGGAAGTTGTTAATCACTATGTCAGATGGACAGCCGAAACGTTGAGAATTCGCTTCAGAAAGAACCCCATTTGATTTAATTTGTACATTTGGTTTCGCTACTGAAGAAGACATGCAAGTCTTGTTGACTTTCTTGCCAAATATCGCGGTTTTAAATCTACATATGGAAAAGCTTTCAATACTAGTTTATGGTTGAATGAGATTCGTTTTTGTCGTGAAAAAGTAATGGTAATACACGTTCAGTTTGCAACTAAAGGTAAATGTTAAAGACTCAAAAAGAATCAAAGCGAAACGAATGGAAGCAAGAAGTGCCAAATGATCGGAATAGCGGACGATGTTATATCCTCTAGCGATTTCGGGAGACGGATCAGTAGTTCCATGTCTCAAAAATGGGTTTTTTAACCTTTCGTCTAAGTCCAGAAGCGAAACTGATGTGTTTCGAGATCGTACGCCTCAACAAAGGCTATAACGGTTTAAGAAAAATGGTCTTCTCTTATCGTACCTTTTAGTTGTAGCAAGTTTTCTAGATAGATCAACGATGGACAAGACAGtatctttcatttcatttaatcTTAAGAAATCGGACAAGAAAGGctaaaaaaagacatgtttTCTGATGACTTCAACATTGACACATGTCCATGTAAAGTAATGGAGTAACACTTGAAGAAACTGAATTTAACAACAACTTGAActacaaatttttctttttgttcaaGTTAATGCTTCACATTTAATTATGGTTAATGTCTACAGTGATGCAAGTGTTACATTTGATCTCGGATAAACGAATTCGCTACACATTACAACGTGATGAACATTGAAGTATAATTATTTTGGGATGGTACCTGTGATAGCCTCTTGAACACCTTAGTTTGGCTGTAGAAGTGACGAGACGGAAGATGCACTAGTTAAGCGACTCGCTAGTCGACACAGAGTGAGACGAATAGGATAGTGTTTGAATTGCTTTTATACCTGCGGCCCTGTTCAAAATAAGTATCCTTGTTCAAAACACACGCGCATAGCATGGGTTTTCGGCCAGTCACTACGTCGTTCGTTAGTTTTGTTCAGATAGCCTCCGGTTGCTCTGCTTGGATACGTTTCCTAAAGTTGTTGAGCTCTAGACCCGTACTAAATAATATGGTGACAAGTTGCGTACTTCCTCCTTACAAATAAACCTGATTAAACACATATTTCACATTAGTTTGTAATGATTTATGAATGCAATTGATACCAGAGGAACACTCTATGCTACCCATTTAACAAAAACGTATTTCTTTCAAGGGAGAGGTTTAAGTTACATTTTGTTAAAAGTCATTGTTCTCTTCATAATTTCTTTCATCCGAATAACTATGGTGAAGTTTGATATTCTATAACAGTGCAAGACGgactaatatttttttatttattcaaacTTAATTTTGATTGCATAGATGTAATAATGGAAATGAAcgtgaaaaattttaagtttgtTTTATGCCATTACGACTGAACTGCACAGCAgatttcagttcttttttacCTGGCAATAAAAATGCAAGAATTTTGGTAAGGAATACACGTTGAAGAGAGTTgtacttgttttgtttttttacagtcACGGACAAGAAGCTTTAAATTTGTACAAGGAAACATCAGTCCCTATTTACTGTCTGAGGAAGATAGCGCGCACGGATTCTTGATATTGACATTGTTTTCCTCTAGTGTAATTTTGAATAGCGGTAGTGTATACGTGCGTGAATGCATTTATTCTAAGGAAATGACCAGTATCTTTTCcagcttgtgttctttttcttctgctcTGTCTGCCTTCATTTCCGTCCCCGGTTTTCCTCTTCGGTTTCATGATACGGAATAGAAAAAGGGTTATTGGTGGCCCCGTTAACATTTGTATACATCACAAAGATTTTTGTGATAACGTAAGAATATCAGAAGGTAGTATGTCTAAGGTCCTTATCTAAAGATGTCTGCGATGTAACGTGCAATATTTACGCTTATTTCACTTCTTTCAGAGTGCCTATTAtttaatcatttatttttttctggggTTTGTAAAACTCGAAAGAACCTCGTACACTTGCCAAAgaatcatatttttctttcaagaaaaaatcGTAGTTTGCAATAGAATTGCAAAGAGTTTTACacccccttttctttcctttcgcATTAGCAAACGGAATTTCATTAGGTTATACGATTTCCGCCCGGCATGTCCTGATGACCTTTAATCTTTAGACCAATACGGACGTGTCCCGTTGTATATTAAATTAGTCATTTCCGGACCTGATCGCCTTAATCGAGTGACCCAATCTTCGGCTACAATGCATGAGCATGTAAAGGTAGGTATGCAGGCAACCTGCTACCTCTAAGGTCATCGGCAGTTCACAGTGGCAATCATAACGGATCATTAGGCTACTATGGTCTATGGAAATGTATTCCGGCATTTAAACGAAGATTAAAACGTAAAATTAGGAcagttgtttatttttccttttcatcaaaCCTACGTATATTTGTGAACCTGTTTTTGGTGCTTTTCCCACTTCGTCTATGACTGATATATAATGTTAACGGTTCTCTGTTTCCGATCTTTATCTGTTTTGCTTGTCTCTAcgacaaattaaaaaatgcgTTCCTCGTGCAAAACGGTTTGAAAGAATGACAGAAACACCAAACTTTAAATTGtataatgtttttgttttaagtttgTCCAGTTTTCCCTTTTAACAGATCAATATTGCTTGCAAGAGCCGTTTTGTGGTTATTAAGATATGACAAACTTTAGCGATCCAACTAGTCATTTGGAGAGGTAAGTAATATCGCGTGGTTTCAATAGAGCATGACAGGTATTGTTGTAGGATTACTATAAGAAGTTCGATAATTAGGTACGTCATACCCACTAAGAGGATTAAATTTCCGCGGATGTTTGTATCCTTTCCTGCAGTCACCATCGTCGAAATAACGTTGTTTGCGCAGTTAGTAAGTCAGGTAACCGGAGTAGCATTTATTTTAGTCGTTGTTATTTTACCTGACTCAAGATTCTTTACTTCGATATTGTGCTCCCTTTTCGGCATCTTGCACGCAACTCAGGGAGAGATGTTTCGTTattccaattttcatttttcgaagTTGCCTTGGTGACGATTCGTACCCAAGATGCATTGTTTGCGCGCAACAAGAAATTTGCCACAGTACGCTATAAGATCGACAACTGGATGCTGCCAAAAAAGACTTTAGTTGGTAACTGTTGGTAAGCACACACAAGCTCTTGCGCGTCTGTCAGCGAACGTGAGGGTTCTTGGGAAAAATCGGATACAGTTGATCCAGAAGTTTTTTGAGGCTACCACCGACatcgaacaaaaaacaaattcaattttgttgttggattTGACCGTGTAACAGAAAATAGGACATTAGCATATTGATTTTACTCCTATTATTTTCTGTTTGGTTACAATGGCCAGCTACAACTGGACGGCAGAGTGGCTAGTCCCCAGTCATCATTTGTCTTCACTAAGGAAGTGTTTGATCTGGTTAGAAATGTCTGCGGGTGCTATTGCTGTAGCGGCTTTTGCAATCAACAGTTTTGTGATGGCTTCATCCAAAGTATGCAACGCATCCTGTCGTGGTTATTTTTTCGGACTTTTGAATTTGGCATTTGCTCAGTGTCTCCTTTCATTGATCAGCCTTGCTGGAGTGATTTATTCCCTGTGGTTGTTGGACTACAATGAGTCATTATCGACGCACAAAGATGGACGGTGGTGCTCTGTTTTGCACAACATTATTCATGCAATCCACTTATTGTCTATGCCCGGAACGGCAGCCCTCTCACTCTCGCATTGGTGGACGTTAAACATCTCGGCTAATCATGCAGAAATGGCAACGGATTTTCGGATAgttaaaatgttgttttgtgCATTTTGGTTTCTGACTTTTCTGTTTGCTATGTGGCTGAATTTTCTTATTGTATTTTGGGGGGCAGGGTTAACCACAACGATGGCTGAAAACGACAAAAGGACAATTCAACCATGTCTACGAATATATTCCTTGACGCTCGTTACATCTACTTgtctgctctttttttctaacctTAGTTCTGTCCCACCTGTAACTGGCCATCTTACTACCAGAGCAATTCAAAATAATCATCAAAAAGATTGTCAGGATGccgattgtttttgttcgGACAGTAGCGATTATGGCACACCCTCCAAAACGTTTCCCAGTATTAGTTTACAACCAGTTTCGCAACCACCAAAAACATTACATGAACGCTGTATAAAAGCCATTATGATTCCGACAATTGTCACCATTGACGATAACGATCATGTAGCTGAAAGTGAGACAAAATCATCGATCAACAGCAACGAATTGATTCACCCCGATCACGAGAACAATCTACAGCCCTGCATATCCGAACAGAATCAAGATTTTTTATCTAGTCAGTTTACCAAAGTGATCCTATCTTCACCAGCATCATCTGCTTGTTGCGTAAGCATTTACTCTGCTGATGTTTCCACCAATTCAGTCAAGGGCTCAACAGCTGACAACAAATTGTCCGCTGAAAAGTTGCATCATCGGTTACAGCAGCTAAACAATGCTCGCATGGCGTTTTTGCCTGATCCAGATTCAAGATCGCAGTCACAGTCTTCACATGCTCATTCGAGACGTGAATCCAACTCCAAAAGGCgtccaaagaaaaaacggaaacaagtaaaaaattacaagggactaaaacaaattcaatggGAAAATCCGACAAGTGTACAAATTACAATAATGCTGTCTTTTGTGATTTTCTACTTTCCTCCGTGGTTCCTACTCGTGGCTGGCATTTATATACCTCAATATGCGACTATGTTCTTGTCAATTTTTCGACTACTCGTTAATGTGGGAAGCAGCCTCAACCCAGTTTTACAAGGTTTTCGACATCCTCGCTTTGCACTCAAAATGGTGCGAACTTGGCGCAAAATCTATCCTTCGAGCGTAAATATTTCGAATGATTCCCCATTTGATACTGAACTGGCGACCAAGTAGAGCACCAAACTTGGAGTTAACATGGGAATGCTTTCTTGTTATAGGATAGGTTGTATATATAGGAAACCTATAACAAAACTTGAATTTTTCTATAGAGTACCTAAACTCATGAAACATGAGTCATTTCCTTGCTAAAGGAATCATGGAAACTATTAACAAACattaagaaataataaaaattaataaataaagaagtcAGAAACTCATTTTGGTAACTGCTACTTGAATATACCAAATACACTTATGTTGAAAAAAGCCTGGATTTCATTGACCTCACCAAGAAAATATTGGCTGGGCTCGACTCTTCTTTGCATCACTGTTAATGCTTGATGTTCATAAACAAATGTTTTCATAACTTAGTTCACCATAACGTAGCTCGATTGAGTAAcccatttttcactttttgacTTGTATTGAAAGGATTCACGATGTTACTCGGTTTCGTAGCGTGCCTCACCACATTGTTAGTTCCATTATGGCATTGACAATGTCATTCTTATTGTTCTTGAGAGCTTTTATAGCCTTTGCTCTTGTCACATTGGCTTGAGTCATGACAAGATCAATATCCTTCTCCTCAACATCAGCATCATCCACCTCTTCTTCAGATTCCTCCTGAATAGGAGCAGGAACCtagacaaaattttttttctaacaacTGCACATAAACTACTTTGTAAGATGTTCTAATTACAGTTGTGCCGTGAGCTCCAGCTTCAGCAGGATTCAGTTCTGGTGCCTTGAATTTCTCGACAGCAGCCATATGGGCTTGCTGATTCAAGTCTTCAATCTAGTTTCCACAAAAACCCCAATAATGCATTAGTTCAGCAAGAGAAATGATGGTTATTAAATTCCTAGTCAAGTAATATTACCTTGGCCTCTCCAAATACTATGTAGGTATCAGATGCAGGATTTTTGTAGACGTCAGGTTTATTTATTACAAAAAGGATGTTTCGTGACTTGCGGATGGTAACTCGACTAACACCAGTGACCTAGGTTACAAAAATGGATCATATAATGTTTTATTCATAAATGGCAATGTATTGACATACCTGCTTCAAGCCAAGTTTGGACATGATCTTTCTAgcttttttctcccctctgcTTTGCTTGGCTTTGCTGACCAATTCCTCTGGAagcccagcagcagcagcaacctAGCATGACATAAATGATATTGTAGAAATACATGGACTCTAAATGTCTTCAAACTACTTTCATAATACCTGGCTCTGTCCGCCGGTTCCGGCATCTTCGAGCTCTGGTACTGACTCATCCGAGTCAGAATCCGTGTTGTCTGAACCATCCTGAACAGTAGGAGCTCCTTTTTCTAATTCCGTGACTTGCGGCATCTTGTAGTCTAGATCAAATGATAAAAACAATATATTGAAACGATATTTGCATCAATTTTTCATTATAATGCAATTATTATCTGGATGTTGGACGATAAATTCCAATAAAAACGACTTACTTGATGTTTCACGTGACGCGTAGAACTTGCTAGGACGGCAGACGAAAACGACGAAAAGAAAGCTATTTGGGGAGGGAGGagtctaaaagaaaaattctgtCGCTACGAAACGAAATAGAACGTAGCCCTCTCCGACACTTGAACATGTGGCTCCACAGTAAAGCAGTGGCACTTGAACACACCTTGATATTCAAATAACCGTACTGAGATGTCACGGAGAtcgaagtttctttgtgtttcGTATAACCTCCAAATACTTTGTGTTGAAATTCCTCTAATTTTCACCCAACCGGAGCTATTCTATAAACGAATTTCATCTACACGTTCTGGTAGTTTACTAAAAAGCTTTGTTTAAAGTTTGGCGAACATCGGCTAAGGCTAAGGCTTGCCTTAAATGAAATGATCTGCATGTGTGTGCAGTTGCTGTTCCAATCATTTCCATATGTAGCTTCGGTGTTGTTAGATGTATTATAAAATTCAATAATATCTTGAGATGTCTACTGACATGTAACAACAAAGTGGAAGTAATTTGTGTTTACCAATGTTATTGATAAGGATTGTGCCAGAGCTTATGGGAGATTTGAGGTCTATTCTGAAGTCTGTTAAAGGctatcattaaaaaaagtagaaatcaGTTGCAATTTTCCTCTTGGTAGTAAAAGCTACTGTGCAACAGACAagc is a genomic window containing:
- the LOC130695120 gene encoding nascent polypeptide-associated complex subunit alpha-like isoform X2 — encoded protein: MPQVTELEKGAPTVQDGSDNTDSDSDESVPELEDAGTGGQSQVAAAAGLPEELVSKAKQSRGEKKARKIMSKLGLKQVTGVSRVTIRKSRNILFVINKPDVYKNPASDTYIVFGEAKIEDLNQQAHMAAVEKFKAPELNPAEAGAHGTTVPAPIQEESEEEVDDADVEEKDIDLVMTQANVTRAKAIKALKNNKNDIVNAIMELTM
- the LOC130695120 gene encoding nascent polypeptide-associated complex subunit alpha-like isoform X1, with the translated sequence MPQVTELEKGAPTVQDGSDNTDSDSDESVPELEDAGTGGQSQVAAAAGLPEELVSKAKQSRGEKKARKIMSKLGLKQVTGVSRVTIRKSRNILFVINKPDVYKNPASDTYIVFGEAKIEDLNQQAHMAAVEKFKAPELNPAEAGAHGTTVPAPIQEESEEEVDDADVEEKDIDLVMTQANVTRAKAIKALKNNKNDIVNAIMELTMW
- the LOC130696143 gene encoding uncharacterized protein LOC130696143; amino-acid sequence: MASYNWTAEWLVPSHHLSSLRKCLIWLEMSAGAIAVAAFAINSFVMASSKVCNASCRGYFFGLLNLAFAQCLLSLISLAGVIYSLWLLDYNESLSTHKDGRWCSVLHNIIHAIHLLSMPGTAALSLSHWWTLNISANHAEMATDFRIVKMLFCAFWFLTFLFAMWLNFLIVFWGAGLTTTMAENDKRTIQPCLRIYSLTLVTSTCLLFFSNLSSVPPVTGHLTTRAIQNNHQKDCQDADCFCSDSSDYGTPSKTFPSISLQPVSQPPKTLHERCIKAIMIPTIVTIDDNDHVAESETKSSINSNELIHPDHENNLQPCISEQNQDFLSSQFTKVILSSPASSACCVSIYSADVSTNSVKGSTADNKLSAEKLHHRLQQLNNARMAFLPDPDSRSQSQSSHAHSRRESNSKRRPKKKRKQVKNYKGLKQIQWENPTSVQITIMLSFVIFYFPPWFLLVAGIYIPQYATMFLSIFRLLVNVGSSLNPVLQGFRHPRFALKMVRTWRKIYPSSVNISNDSPFDTELATK